The genomic region AAGGTTCATATCAATTACAAATACTGAAAACAAAACAGTTATAACATTTTCTTGCATGTATGGTGTTTTGAAATTGCCACACTGAAAATCATGTATAAAGGAGCAATCTTTCATTATCGTTATTCTAATACCCATTAGATTACTAAATAACCCTCATTCAAAAGATTTAATAAGCTTTGTTTGCTCTCTATGACGGGGCTTCCATTAAAGCTAACCCTGCAGTTCTTGCCTTAAAGGTAATATTTACTAAGTTTTGTAGGATCTAACCTATTAAACATGTTAAGAAATACATACACGAGCACAATCTGAAAAACATTACAGAAACTTTTTCGATTGGATACTATTGACATGTTCAAAATGAATCGGCCTCTTACAAAGCATGTACTGCTGATCCAGAAGTAGCTCATTTGGTCAAAATTGCTACTACTTTTTAAGATTTTATGACAAACTGGGTGTGTAATATAAAATGTTTACATTTTGGAGCAGAGATTGGTTCATGTCCTGTTGAGTTTGTGATGGCTTAATCTTCTATCCAGATCTTCCCTTCTGGGTTCGTGATGGTCAACAAGAGTGTTCTGATGGATATGGCTAATTTGTTTACATGAGATTGGTTGTCTCATAAACATTAGTGATACCATGTACATTCTTACAATTTATTTTAATTTGTTAGGGTTTCTTCAGCTTAACAATTTTACCCCACTTGTGAATCCCTTTTCTCCCTAAATCTCAATTTGCAACTCGAATCTAATAAACAACCGAAGATTTGGGTATAATGAGCTTTTGATGTGAATAAGCTACAAAAGCTTAGAAATAAAGGTGGAAAGAAAGGTAATACTGTTGCTAACAAGGTTTAGAAAGAGGAACCGAAGAAAAAACCGGCAAAAAAGAATAGAGTTTGGGATGATCAAGCCGTTAAAACCAAATTGGATTTTACCGATCCAGTTAGCGAAAATGGTGATGATCATCACATGGGTGTGGCACAAGTTGTTGAAGGTGAGAGTATGATGGACAAAGATGAGATTGTTAGCAGTGACAGTGAAAGTGAAGATAATGATGAAGTTGAGACGAACAAGAAGGTTGATTCAAAGAAGAAAGGGTGGTTCACGTCCATGTTTCAGAGGTAAATTTTGTTTTATTtacataataaaatattattttttgtTTATTACTAAATTTGATGATTAAACTGAGCATGCTCTCTCAACATGCTATATGAGGGAAATCAAAATCACTATTAATATGACTGTCAGTCATGCTACCATGGATCAATTGAATGGTTCAACTCACAAGTATTAGTTTATCATTACACGAAATTCGTGCACCAAATTATCATAAGATCAATTGCATAAAGAAGTTTTAATTTTTTATCTGTACAGGGTCACCAAGTTTTAGGTTGATTGATGGAATCTTGCTAACCAAGTTTGATACCATAGATGATAAGGTGAAACTTGAATTTATTTgactttcttctttttcttcttttttttcctTCTGAAAAATTGGTTAATATTGTTTTTGGCTATAATGGTGATGTAGGTTGGAGCTGCACTTTCAATGTTGTACATATCTGGATCACCTATGATGTTTGTGGGTTGTGGACAGTCTTATACAGACCTAAAGAAGCTGAACGTTAAGTCTATTGTGAAAACGCTTCTTAAATGAGCGTGTGCCACATGAAGTTGTTTTGAGTGAGTCGTGTTTTCGTTTCTGCTTCGTTACATAAGAAATTGTTTGAGTAACCTGTATTTCTTAATCCGATGCATCGATACATCGGCGTCATCTCAACAAATTATTGAAGAAATTCTTTCACGATTATGTAAGTAACTTCGTATCCCAAATTCAATTCAATGTTTTATATCAATCATTATCTAAAATATTATTGATTTCATTCAATCATTTATACTTTCGTATTTAGCACTTCGTAATTGTGTAATTCTAGGGTTTGATTAAGTTATTGATCGAATCGATAAATTCGGTTTCATCCATGATGGATGACGGTACCATCGTTGTTAACTAATCAATTTTTTCTATCAGTTAGATTGTGAAGTGATGTGATTATGTTTTGTTTATGATTCCAATTTTTTCTCCTTAGTGACAGTTTAGAATTGGGGGTTGAAACAACTGaaacgaaattagggtttaatataatAGGGATCTCGACGAGACAACTGATACATCTACATATTCCTGCTAGGGTGTGAAGTAATTTTTACCTTAAAGATTTTGACTTTTTGGGTTTGTTTGAATTGGACTGCAGAGTCAAAGATTTGAAGTGAAGCCTGAAGGTTGGCTTCCAATTTACAACCAGTTTTTGTGATTTAGCAAGCTGAAAGAAAAATTGTCAACCTTTTTCAGCTCTTGATCAATAGGGAATTAAGTGTTTGACCAATATTGACTTTTAAATCACAATGCATACATTCTTATCAGAGGTTTTAATGGATACTCAAGGGGGTGGGGAGTCACTTTTGGGTTCTATTACGATTGCAGTTTTACCTATAGCCAAAGTTTTTACCATGTGCTTTTTGGGGTTTCTTATGGCTTCTAAGTATATCAACATTTTACGTGCAAGTGGAAGGAAGCTTTTAAATGGGgtaactttaattttttttttctttgtacGTGATCTTGTAATAACATAATAGTATTGTTTTATATAGAGTGGTTATAAGtttaaatatataaactttttaGTACAAGACAGATTTAATTGTATATTTGTATGGTAAAAAttggtcttttttttttttttttttagcgaaAAAGAATCGATATATTAAAACTCAATCATCAAAATAATGATTGAAAAGAGTTACAATGCAGAAATTGGAAGT from Rutidosis leptorrhynchoides isolate AG116_Rl617_1_P2 chromosome 9, CSIRO_AGI_Rlap_v1, whole genome shotgun sequence harbors:
- the LOC139866884 gene encoding uncharacterized protein, encoding MRLLAVTVKVKIMMKLRRTRRLIQRRKGGSRPCFRGSPSFRLIDGILLTKFDTIDDKVGAALSMLYISGSPMMFVGCGQSYTDLKKLNVKSIVKTLLK